The following coding sequences lie in one Arabidopsis thaliana chromosome 3, partial sequence genomic window:
- the SAMDC gene encoding S-adenosylmethionine decarboxylase (S-adenosylmethionine decarboxylase (SAMDC); CONTAINS InterPro DOMAIN/s: S-adenosylmethionine decarboxylase, core (InterPro:IPR016067), S-adenosylmethionine decarboxylase, conserved site (InterPro:IPR018166), S-adenosylmethionine decarboxylase (InterPro:IPR001985), S-adenosylmethionine decarboxylase subgroup (InterPro:IPR018167); BEST Arabidopsis thaliana protein match is: Adenosylmethionine decarboxylase family protein (TAIR:AT5G15950.2); Has 1026 Blast hits to 1010 proteins in 271 species: Archae - 0; Bacteria - 57; Metazoa - 220; Fungi - 150; Plants - 531; Viruses - 0; Other Eukaryotes - 68 (source: NCBI BLink).) — MALSAIGFEGYEKRLEVTFFEPSIFQDSKGLGLRALTKSQLDEILTPAACTIVSSLSNDQLDSYVLSESSFFVYPYKVIIKTCGTTKLLLSIPPLLKLAGELSLSVKSVKYTRGSFLCPGGQPFPHRSFSEEVSVLDGHFTQLGLNSVAYLMGNDDETKKWHVYAASAQDSSNCNNNVYTLEMCMTGLDREKAAVFYKDEADKTGSMTDNSGIRKILPKSEICDFEFEPCGYSMNSIEGDAISTIHVTPEDGFSYASFEAVGYDFNTLDLSQLVTRVLSCFEPKQFSVAVHSSVGANSYKPEITVDLEDYGCRERTFESLGEESGTVMYQTFEKLGKYCGSPRSTLKCEWSSNNSCSSEDEKDEGI; from the coding sequence ATGGCCTTATCTGCAATCGGTTTCGAAGGTTACGAGAAACGGCTCGAGGTGACTTTCTTTGAGCCAAGCATCTTTCAAGACTCCAAGGGACTGGGACTCCGTGCTCTGACCAAGTCCCAGCTTGATGAAATTCTTACACCTGCTGCATGCACGATCGTTTCATCTCTCTCCAACGATCAATTGGACTCTTACGTACTCTCTGAGTCCAGCTTCTTTGTCTACCCCTACAAAGTCATCATCAAGACTTGCGGTACCACTAAGCTCCTCCTCTCTATCCCACCACTTCTAAAGCTGGCTGGTGAGCTCTCTCTGAGTGTCAAGTCTGTGAAGTACACTCGCGGCTCCTTCCTCTGCCCCGGAGGCCAGCCTTTTCCTCACCGCAGCTTCTCTGAAGAAGTCTCTGTTCTTGATGGGCACTTTACTCAGCTGGGCTTGAACAGCGTAGCCTACTTGATGGGCAATGATGATGAGACTAAGAAATGGCATGTCTATGCTGCCTCTGCCCAGGACTCCAGCAACTGCAACAACAATGTCTACACTCTCGAGATGTGCATGACTGGTCTGGACAGAGAGAAAGCTGCTGTCTTCTACAAGGATGAAGCTGACAAGACTGGGTCAATGACTGATAACTCTGGAATCAGAAAGATCCTTCCCAAGTCTGAGATCTGCGACTTTGAATTCGAGCCCTGCGGCTACTCTATGAACTCAATTGAAGGGGATGCAATCTCCACGATCCATGTGACCCCTGAAGATGGGTTTAGCTACGCTAGCTTCGAAGCTGTGGGTTACGACTTCAACACCCTTGACCTTAGCCAGCTGGTGACAAGGGTTCTCTCTTGCTTCGAGCCCAAGCAATTCTCTGTAGCTGTGCACTCGAGCGTTGGAGCGAACTCATACAAGCCAGAGATTACTGTAGACTTGGAAGACTATGGGTGCAGAGAGAGGACATTTGAGTCTCTAGGAGAAGAGAGTGGAACAGTGATGTATCAGACGTTTGAGAAGCTTGGTAAGTACTGTGGATCGCCTAGATCTACCTTGAAGTGTGAATGGAGCAGCAACAATAGCTGCAGCAGCGAGGACGAGAAGGACGAGGGAATCTAG